A part of Pararhodobacter sp. genomic DNA contains:
- a CDS encoding class I SAM-dependent methyltransferase translates to MKVARTKSRTTTPKGKSSNVAPRGRFADLDEDKLRGGYYTSSKVAEWLCGWAIQSAEDVVLEPSCGDGAFLEAAAHRLRELGGTPEKIGQNLTGVEIIPAEAEAATTRLQGVIGKSAEKVVQNSDFFAWWADSLQPAFDAIIGNPPFIRYQSFPEPHRTIAMQIMGDQGLTPNRLTNIWVPFVVAATASLKAGGRLALVLPAEILQVTYAAQLRSYLTDHFERIDVIACNELFFEKAEQEVVLLLADGALATASEDNTCRVSLTAAATVADITDVKPALILDRAEPKTIRHDSEKWLKYFLDNRQITFMRALRDAAITTPMSTHASIDVGVVTGKNEFFVLSANQVEDLGLEGYTTPLVSRSAQLKGSKIEKADWRSLSAGGDRVHLLNISKAQASKLSAKLRRYIEEGERKEFHMGYKCSIREPWYLVPSVWVPDGFAFRQIYDFPRMVLNSSGATSTDTIHRMRSHGAKPERVIANTYTWLTAASAEIEGRSYGGGVLELEPTEAERLLMPAQLNGAMPLTEVDQLVRAGRLDDVLEENAKIILREHMGLTSAECDLLKSVWTQMRNRRNSRRRGARKHTA, encoded by the coding sequence ATGAAAGTCGCGCGGACCAAATCACGCACCACCACGCCCAAGGGCAAGTCTTCGAATGTTGCCCCGCGTGGTCGCTTCGCCGATTTGGACGAAGATAAGTTGCGCGGTGGTTATTACACGTCATCAAAGGTCGCAGAATGGCTGTGCGGTTGGGCGATCCAATCCGCTGAGGATGTCGTACTAGAGCCGAGTTGCGGCGACGGTGCCTTTTTGGAAGCTGCCGCGCATCGGCTCCGTGAACTTGGTGGAACGCCCGAAAAAATTGGGCAGAATTTGACAGGTGTCGAAATCATTCCAGCAGAGGCAGAAGCCGCAACAACGCGCCTTCAGGGCGTGATCGGCAAGTCTGCCGAAAAGGTGGTTCAAAACTCGGACTTTTTTGCGTGGTGGGCGGACTCTCTTCAGCCCGCCTTTGACGCGATCATCGGCAACCCGCCGTTCATCCGCTACCAATCGTTCCCTGAGCCGCATCGCACCATCGCCATGCAGATCATGGGCGATCAGGGGCTGACGCCAAATCGCCTGACCAACATCTGGGTGCCGTTCGTGGTCGCCGCGACGGCAAGTCTCAAGGCTGGCGGCCGCCTCGCGCTCGTGCTTCCTGCAGAAATCCTGCAAGTCACTTATGCGGCGCAGTTGCGCTCCTATCTGACCGATCACTTCGAGCGGATCGACGTAATTGCCTGCAATGAGCTGTTCTTTGAGAAGGCGGAGCAGGAAGTCGTCCTGCTTCTTGCTGACGGCGCTTTGGCAACGGCGTCCGAGGACAATACCTGCCGCGTTTCCCTGACAGCCGCCGCAACGGTTGCCGATATTACCGATGTCAAACCAGCCTTGATTCTCGATCGGGCGGAGCCCAAGACCATCCGTCATGATAGCGAGAAGTGGCTAAAATACTTCCTCGACAATCGGCAGATTACCTTCATGCGCGCTCTGCGCGATGCGGCGATCACCACGCCCATGTCCACGCACGCGAGCATCGACGTGGGGGTTGTCACCGGGAAGAATGAATTTTTTGTCCTCTCGGCCAATCAGGTCGAAGATCTTGGCCTTGAGGGCTACACAACGCCGCTCGTATCGCGCTCCGCCCAGCTGAAGGGGAGCAAGATCGAGAAGGCCGACTGGAGATCCCTGTCCGCTGGCGGTGATCGCGTCCACCTGCTCAACATCTCGAAGGCGCAAGCCAGCAAGCTCAGCGCAAAACTGCGCCGATACATCGAGGAAGGCGAACGGAAAGAATTTCACATGGGGTACAAGTGCTCGATCCGAGAGCCTTGGTATCTGGTGCCGTCTGTCTGGGTGCCGGACGGTTTCGCGTTCCGGCAGATTTACGACTTTCCCCGCATGGTGCTGAACTCTTCCGGGGCTACGTCCACTGATACGATCCACCGGATGCGCAGCCATGGCGCGAAGCCTGAACGGGTGATCGCCAATACCTATACCTGGCTCACGGCTGCTTCGGCTGAAATCGAAGGGCGAAGCTATGGCGGCGGCGTTCTGGAGCTTGAACCGACAGAAGCCGAACGGTTGCTTATGCCCGCCCAGCTCAACGGCGCGATGCCGCTAACCGAAGTGGATCAGCTCGTCCGTGCCGGCCGGCTCGATGATGTTCTGGAGGAGAATGCAAAGATCATCCTCCGCGAGCACATGGGGCTGACATCGGCAGAGTGTGATCTTTTGAAGAGCGTCTGGACGCAGATGCGGAATCGGCGGAACTCCCGTCGGCGTGGTGCCCGGAAACATACAGCATGA
- a CDS encoding CopG family transcriptional regulator — MPADAPYNDDKSVHRLSVSLTAEQHRELNEIARKNRVSVAWVVREAIDRLLKDDMPLLHVGKE; from the coding sequence ATGCCTGCCGACGCCCCCTACAACGATGACAAATCTGTCCATCGCCTGTCTGTCAGCCTCACGGCGGAGCAGCATCGCGAACTTAACGAAATAGCCCGAAAAAACCGGGTATCAGTGGCATGGGTCGTGCGCGAAGCGATCGACCGCCTCCTGAAGGATGACATGCCGCTACTGCATGTGGGGAAAGAATGA
- a CDS encoding ATP-dependent nuclease, translating into MHLKKLAVRNFRRLQDVVIDLASDISIFVGANNSGKTSVGHALQLFTGHGRFDINDFGMGSWPDIIAFGAGAEGAVLPTMEIDIWLEIGAEDLHRAIDLLPSLAWDSTLVGMRVAYAPIDPETTRDRYIQARELALAAVEEDEQGLPVFDPAPHHLRDFLRDNLNTEYELRYFVLDPARFDANMLAEADYVPSSLAGRDRSGREILNGILRIDFLNAQRHLSDGTGGARAEDLSRVLSRFYGRNLEQKAHDLEALRALAASEVSLNEHLERVFEPTLRSLAKLGYPGLSNPRMMIRSALDPAQIMSSGTGALVHYALGPDDGTPNPPTLPDRYNGLGFKNLIFMVVELLDLHAQWLAIDDNRPPVHLIFIEEPEAHLHAQLQQAFIRKVLDILTLKGADRVAYTSQIVVTTHSTHILYERGFRPVRYFRRSRTEATSTSDVLNLSAFYDSTDPKVRTFLERYLKLAHCDLFFADATVLVEGNVERLLLPQMIETAAPRLQSTYLTILEIGGAFGYRFKVLIEFLGLTTLVITDLDSVFGPPTQPGTGVEVTAAAGDDPAQEANSDEDEDEDEGAAGQLAAEKPGKACIASHPGAVTSNQTLLHWLPKCETVAALWEATADDKTQARANENDALVRVAYQCRTDVTWGGNTLSLAGRTFEEAFALEKSRLVPA; encoded by the coding sequence ATGCATTTGAAGAAGCTGGCCGTCCGCAACTTTCGTAGGTTGCAGGATGTCGTAATCGATCTTGCCTCCGATATCTCGATCTTCGTCGGTGCCAACAACAGTGGGAAGACCTCAGTCGGGCACGCGCTTCAGCTGTTCACCGGGCATGGCCGGTTTGACATCAATGATTTCGGCATGGGGTCGTGGCCGGATATCATCGCGTTTGGCGCCGGTGCGGAAGGTGCGGTGCTGCCGACCATGGAAATCGATATCTGGCTGGAGATCGGCGCTGAGGACCTCCACCGCGCGATTGATCTACTGCCGAGCCTAGCATGGGACAGCACACTCGTTGGTATGCGCGTCGCCTATGCTCCAATCGACCCCGAGACCACGCGCGACAGATATATCCAAGCCCGCGAACTTGCCCTCGCCGCAGTTGAAGAGGACGAGCAAGGTTTGCCGGTGTTCGACCCGGCACCGCACCACCTTCGAGACTTCCTTCGCGATAACCTGAATACCGAATATGAACTACGATACTTCGTGCTCGATCCGGCGAGGTTCGACGCAAATATGTTAGCCGAAGCCGACTACGTCCCGTCATCACTTGCCGGACGCGATCGGAGTGGACGTGAGATTTTGAACGGTATTCTCCGGATCGACTTTCTTAACGCTCAGCGCCATTTGTCGGATGGTACTGGCGGCGCCCGGGCGGAGGACCTTTCGCGCGTCCTCAGCCGGTTCTATGGTCGCAATCTCGAGCAGAAGGCGCACGACCTCGAGGCCCTCAGAGCGCTCGCGGCGTCCGAGGTTTCTCTCAACGAGCATCTGGAACGCGTATTTGAGCCAACTCTTAGGAGCCTCGCCAAGCTCGGCTATCCTGGCCTATCAAACCCCCGGATGATGATACGATCGGCGCTCGATCCGGCACAAATTATGAGCAGCGGTACGGGCGCGTTGGTCCACTATGCCCTTGGCCCTGATGATGGCACGCCCAATCCGCCGACGTTGCCCGACCGCTACAATGGTCTGGGATTCAAGAACCTCATCTTCATGGTGGTTGAGCTTCTCGATCTGCACGCCCAGTGGTTGGCAATCGACGACAACCGCCCTCCGGTGCATCTCATCTTCATCGAGGAACCCGAGGCACATCTCCACGCCCAGTTGCAGCAGGCCTTCATCCGCAAGGTCCTGGACATCCTTACGCTCAAGGGTGCTGATCGCGTGGCCTATACCAGCCAGATCGTGGTCACCACGCATTCAACTCATATCCTCTATGAGCGCGGCTTTCGACCGGTCCGCTATTTCAGGCGTAGCCGGACAGAAGCAACCTCGACTTCAGACGTTCTTAATCTCTCCGCCTTCTACGACAGCACCGATCCCAAAGTCCGCACGTTTCTCGAGCGCTACCTCAAGCTCGCGCATTGTGATCTCTTTTTCGCCGATGCCACCGTGCTCGTCGAAGGCAACGTTGAGAGATTGCTGTTGCCGCAGATGATCGAAACCGCTGCGCCGCGCCTCCAGTCGACCTATCTGACGATCCTCGAGATCGGGGGCGCGTTCGGCTATCGTTTCAAGGTGCTTATTGAGTTCCTTGGTCTTACCACACTGGTCATAACCGATCTTGACAGTGTTTTTGGCCCGCCAACTCAGCCAGGAACAGGTGTTGAGGTGACTGCAGCCGCCGGAGACGACCCCGCGCAGGAGGCCAATTCGGATGAAGACGAAGACGAAGACGAAGGAGCGGCTGGTCAGTTGGCGGCTGAAAAGCCGGGAAAGGCATGCATCGCCAGCCATCCGGGAGCCGTGACCTCCAATCAGACACTTCTGCACTGGCTCCCCAAATGTGAGACAGTCGCAGCGCTGTGGGAGGCGACGGCCGACGATAAGACGCAGGCGCGTGCGAACGAAAACGACGCTCTCGTGCGCGTTGCATATCAATGCCGTACCGATGTGACCTGGGGTGGCAATACGCTCTCGTTGGCAGGCCGCACGTTCGAGGAAGCGTTCGCGCTCGAGAAATCTCGGCTGGTGCCAGCATAA
- a CDS encoding UvrD-helicase domain-containing protein, protein MTSRIGSPDTPADIEVRACLDRKVPRSFVMVAGAGSGKTTSLIKALEHLARTRGKALRRAGQQIACITYTDVAVGEISGDVGVSPLFHISTIHSFLWSVIRPFQSDIAAWVGVRIEEKIAERREHYNRPRTQMRTKARLEIEIAELEAQLAAISSVEKFTYGTGSSYAEGILGHDDVLKLTPYCIGAHPLLRRVVASRFPFIFVDESQDTNPEVIEALRTIAVEQPRLCVGFFGDPMQKIYMSGTGAVPLSADWAEISKPENFRCPASVLGVVNAIRATGDGLVQTRGRRIKVGDVEQPVAGTANLFVLPADDQRSARLSAVRAWLAGETDDALWLSDVRESDVRLLVLVHRMAATRLGFPNLYSALSDRAPTNLSEGLADGSAWPLRPVAQHILPLVMAAREGDRFTVMSILRNESPKLEPERLRGLPAAPILTGLQQAIDALVAMLADGSQATVLQLMRHVRDTQVLRLDDRFAPHLVDEPVDDGSSGFSSVQAFLSCPIGELWAYRRYFTEESPFATHHGVKGAQFERVLVVIDDEEAAFHQYSYGKYFGYVPLSDNDQAKINAGEETVLDRTRRLFYVCCSRAVKDLAVVIFVPDVAAASAAIAAKNLFPQASIRGPEVLA, encoded by the coding sequence ATGACCAGCCGCATCGGCAGCCCCGACACGCCAGCAGACATCGAGGTTCGCGCCTGTCTCGATCGTAAGGTCCCGAGATCGTTCGTGATGGTTGCGGGTGCTGGCTCGGGCAAGACAACATCGCTGATCAAGGCGCTGGAGCACCTCGCCCGGACCCGAGGTAAGGCGCTACGGCGCGCGGGGCAGCAAATTGCCTGCATCACCTATACCGATGTCGCGGTTGGCGAGATCTCCGGTGATGTAGGCGTCTCACCGCTGTTTCACATCTCCACGATCCACAGCTTCCTCTGGTCGGTGATCCGGCCATTCCAGAGCGACATCGCGGCCTGGGTAGGCGTTCGCATCGAGGAGAAGATCGCCGAGCGCCGCGAACATTACAACCGACCTCGCACTCAGATGCGAACGAAGGCACGGCTGGAGATTGAAATTGCCGAACTTGAAGCCCAGCTCGCCGCGATCAGTTCGGTCGAGAAATTCACATATGGTACCGGTAGCAGTTATGCTGAAGGCATTCTCGGCCATGACGATGTGCTGAAGTTGACGCCCTATTGCATCGGCGCCCATCCGTTGCTGCGCCGGGTTGTCGCCAGCCGCTTTCCGTTCATTTTCGTTGACGAAAGCCAGGACACCAATCCCGAAGTCATCGAAGCGCTGCGCACGATCGCGGTCGAGCAGCCGCGCCTGTGCGTTGGGTTCTTCGGCGACCCGATGCAGAAGATCTATATGAGCGGCACTGGCGCCGTTCCACTCAGCGCTGACTGGGCCGAAATTAGCAAACCTGAGAATTTTCGTTGCCCTGCTTCTGTCCTCGGTGTGGTCAACGCTATCCGCGCAACAGGCGATGGCCTGGTTCAGACCCGTGGGCGCCGGATCAAGGTCGGTGATGTCGAACAGCCTGTGGCGGGCACAGCAAATCTTTTCGTTCTGCCGGCCGACGATCAGCGCAGTGCCCGCCTCTCTGCGGTCCGTGCCTGGCTCGCCGGAGAGACCGACGACGCGCTTTGGCTGAGCGACGTACGCGAAAGCGATGTTCGCCTACTAGTGCTGGTGCATCGCATGGCGGCAACTCGGCTCGGATTTCCAAACCTCTATTCTGCGCTAAGTGACCGCGCACCAACGAACCTAAGCGAAGGACTCGCCGACGGCTCGGCCTGGCCGTTACGACCGGTCGCGCAGCATATTCTGCCTTTGGTCATGGCCGCTCGTGAAGGTGACCGCTTCACGGTCATGTCAATCTTGCGCAACGAAAGCCCGAAGCTCGAACCGGAGCGTCTACGCGGACTACCGGCGGCTCCGATCCTGACCGGTCTTCAACAGGCAATCGACGCGTTGGTCGCGATGCTCGCGGATGGTTCACAGGCCACCGTGCTACAGCTGATGCGGCATGTTCGTGACACCCAGGTGCTGCGCCTCGACGACCGGTTTGCGCCACATCTTGTGGACGAGCCGGTTGATGACGGTAGTAGCGGCTTTTCCAGCGTCCAGGCTTTTCTGTCCTGCCCAATCGGGGAGCTCTGGGCCTATCGGCGCTATTTTACCGAAGAATCACCGTTCGCCACCCACCACGGCGTTAAGGGGGCGCAGTTTGAACGTGTTCTGGTCGTGATCGACGACGAGGAGGCCGCGTTTCACCAATACTCCTACGGCAAGTACTTCGGCTATGTGCCGCTGTCGGACAATGACCAGGCAAAAATCAACGCGGGAGAGGAAACGGTGCTCGATCGTACGAGGCGTCTCTTCTACGTTTGCTGTTCGCGCGCGGTTAAGGATCTCGCAGTCGTGATTTTCGTGCCCGACGTTGCCGCAGCTAGCGCTGCGATCGCCGCAAAAAACCTATTCCCGCAAGCCTCAATACGTGGCCCCGAAGTCTTGGCTTGA
- a CDS encoding Fic family protein, translated as MGMIQIHTLRITPNFLSIIAEIDEFKGAWRALGSLAPERLSALRRVATIESIGSSTRIEGSRLSDQEVQRLLSNLDIQTFSTRDEEEVAGYAQVMDAVFASWRDMDVTENHIRQLHRDLLRHSGKDQRHRGAWKTAPNSIAAFDETGRQIGVVFETATPFDTPGRMVELIDWYNTATRDRELHPLLLIGVFVVVFLEIHPFQDGNGRLSRILTTLLLLRAGYAYVPYSSLESVIEQSKEAYYLALRQTQGTIRSDSPDWEPWLGFFLSALQRQMHRLRVKIERERLLMGSLPEVSAQLLDLVRDHGRLTIGDAERLSGQNRNTLKQHFRALVADGHLSLNGAGRGAWYSLR; from the coding sequence ATGGGTATGATCCAAATCCATACGCTCCGCATCACCCCGAACTTTCTTTCGATCATCGCCGAAATCGACGAGTTCAAGGGCGCATGGCGCGCGCTCGGAAGTCTCGCCCCCGAGCGGCTGTCCGCCTTGCGCCGCGTCGCTACGATCGAAAGCATCGGCTCTTCGACCCGCATTGAAGGAAGCCGACTCTCAGATCAGGAGGTCCAGCGTCTTCTCTCCAACCTCGACATCCAGACCTTCTCGACCCGAGACGAAGAGGAGGTCGCTGGCTACGCCCAGGTCATGGATGCGGTCTTCGCCTCGTGGCGCGACATGGACGTGACCGAAAACCATATCCGCCAATTACACCGGGACCTTCTGCGGCACAGCGGCAAGGATCAGCGCCACAGGGGAGCCTGGAAGACCGCGCCAAACTCGATCGCGGCTTTCGACGAGACAGGGCGGCAGATTGGCGTCGTGTTCGAGACCGCCACCCCCTTCGACACCCCCGGCCGCATGGTTGAACTGATCGACTGGTACAACACCGCCACCCGGGACCGTGAACTGCATCCGCTGCTGCTGATCGGAGTCTTCGTCGTGGTCTTCCTCGAGATCCATCCGTTCCAGGACGGCAACGGACGTCTCAGTCGGATCCTTACCACCCTCCTGCTTCTGCGCGCAGGCTATGCCTATGTACCGTACTCCTCCCTCGAAAGCGTGATCGAGCAAAGCAAGGAGGCCTACTATCTGGCCCTTCGACAGACCCAGGGAACGATCAGGTCTGACAGTCCGGACTGGGAACCTTGGCTCGGCTTCTTCCTGTCCGCGCTGCAGCGCCAGATGCATCGTCTGCGCGTGAAGATTGAGCGTGAACGACTTTTGATGGGTAGCCTCCCGGAAGTTTCGGCGCAACTCTTGGACCTCGTGCGAGACCACGGTCGCTTGACCATCGGCGACGCCGAGCGCCTGTCCGGCCAGAATCGCAACACACTGAAGCAGCACTTCCGCGCGCTGGTGGCAGATGGCCACCTGAGCCTGAACGGAGCCGGGAGGGGGGCTTGGTATTCGCTCCGATAA
- a CDS encoding polymer-forming cytoskeletal protein, which translates to MKTPHGDLDRWPDPVSPNARRSIFAQDLIVEGDATSSGPIEIQGNVVGSLRAPEISVAGSGRVEGSVATHDLVVLGAVSGMISSRNVQLAPSAVVQADVIHERIAIEAGAVLEGRLQRKA; encoded by the coding sequence ATGAAGACCCCACATGGCGATCTAGACCGATGGCCGGACCCGGTAAGTCCGAACGCTCGCCGCAGCATCTTCGCGCAGGACCTTATTGTCGAAGGCGATGCCACCTCCAGTGGACCGATCGAGATCCAAGGCAATGTCGTTGGCTCACTGCGAGCGCCGGAGATCAGCGTGGCTGGTTCAGGTCGCGTTGAAGGTTCCGTCGCCACCCACGACCTCGTCGTGCTTGGGGCTGTCTCTGGTATGATCTCGTCGCGAAACGTTCAGCTCGCGCCGAGTGCGGTCGTGCAGGCCGACGTCATCCATGAGCGGATCGCCATTGAGGCCGGTGCCGTGTTGGAAGGCAGGCTTCAACGGAAGGCCTGA
- a CDS encoding WGR domain-containing protein, translated as MVLAHLHRIDPDANMARYYCVDIAPTLFGDVSFVRTWGRIGTHGRTSIETCASIEEAERAAS; from the coding sequence ATGGTTCTGGCACATCTGCACCGCATCGATCCCGATGCCAATATGGCCCGCTATTACTGCGTCGACATCGCGCCGACACTGTTCGGGGACGTCTCATTCGTGCGGACCTGGGGCCGGATCGGGACCCACGGCCGGACGAGCATCGAAACCTGTGCTTCCATTGAAGAAGCGGAGAGAGCAGCATCGTAA
- a CDS encoding division plane positioning ATPase MipZ, protein MLVMNRKGGSGKSTLCRALASAAASRGETVTIFDTDASKSCLKWMQAGQEAGNWSPHVEVIHTLDAHRVVEAIDHIYEQPDQEHLILIDTFGGGSEAQDVLAVAAHRIICPMMLSRGDLSETLETANWYLKLRGRVDNPDELAGFSVVFSRVQVRLSEAERAVADELFRSLPACEAWLSNRSAYVRMDKEGLLGPIADKTPNRGLAAHLQTAVKEAGELLDEIDQLIAAPAVVA, encoded by the coding sequence GTGCTGGTGATGAACAGGAAGGGCGGATCGGGCAAGAGCACGCTCTGCCGCGCCCTTGCCTCTGCCGCAGCAAGTCGCGGCGAGACGGTCACGATCTTCGACACGGATGCCTCGAAGTCTTGCCTCAAGTGGATGCAGGCGGGGCAAGAGGCCGGAAACTGGTCACCCCATGTTGAGGTGATCCACACACTTGATGCCCACCGGGTCGTCGAGGCGATTGACCATATCTATGAACAGCCAGACCAGGAGCATCTGATCCTGATCGACACTTTCGGCGGCGGGTCAGAGGCACAGGATGTGCTGGCCGTTGCCGCCCACCGGATCATCTGCCCGATGATGCTGTCGCGCGGCGATCTCAGCGAGACGCTCGAGACTGCCAACTGGTATTTGAAGCTGCGCGGGCGGGTCGACAATCCGGATGAGCTTGCCGGCTTCTCCGTGGTGTTCAGTCGCGTGCAGGTCCGGCTCTCTGAAGCGGAGCGCGCGGTGGCGGATGAACTCTTCCGGTCGCTGCCTGCCTGCGAGGCCTGGCTGTCCAATCGCAGCGCCTATGTCCGGATGGACAAGGAAGGGCTCCTCGGCCCGATCGCGGACAAGACGCCAAATCGCGGCTTGGCGGCGCATCTGCAGACAGCCGTGAAGGAGGCCGGGGAGCTTCTCGACGAAATCGATCAGTTGATCGCGGCCCCGGCGGTGGTCGCATAA
- the tnpA gene encoding IS66-like element accessory protein TnpA: MACASTVSPIEIFAADEGGRRRHWSDEDKIRIVEESLRGFRQGSATARRYGISRSLLSIWRREYRSGTLGASGAGGGFVPLVIAGAPPTPAEQPSREADDARIDITLTNGRRMTISVSLAPSHLAALLAVLDPR; this comes from the coding sequence ATGGCATGCGCTTCAACTGTTTCACCAATCGAGATCTTCGCCGCCGATGAGGGTGGCCGTCGTCGGCACTGGTCTGACGAGGACAAGATCCGGATCGTCGAAGAGAGCCTGCGCGGTTTCCGGCAGGGTTCGGCGACGGCGCGCCGGTATGGGATTTCCCGGTCGCTTCTTTCGATCTGGCGGCGCGAGTATCGCAGCGGGACACTTGGCGCGTCGGGGGCTGGTGGGGGCTTCGTGCCATTGGTGATTGCGGGCGCCCCGCCTACGCCAGCGGAGCAGCCATCGCGGGAAGCCGACGATGCCCGGATCGACATCACGTTGACGAACGGGCGTCGCATGACGATCTCTGTGTCGCTGGCCCCTTCGCATCTTGCGGCGTTGCTGGCCGTGCTGGACCCGCGATGA